The proteins below come from a single uncultured Carboxylicivirga sp. genomic window:
- a CDS encoding MFS transporter, producing the protein MNIESQKISLGEKIGYSLGDLAANLVFQTLITYLAFFYTDIYGLDPNDASIIMLSVGLVAAFSFNPIIGILADRTRSKWGKFRPWILYTSLPLSLMALLAFSTPDFSYKGKLIYAVATYSLLLMMYAGNNLPYSALSGVITGDMAERNSISSIRFVAVLFAQFFVQVFMLPIIEYAGGGDKAVGIEKVLTWMAIIGTILLLTTFFTTKERVIPSPEQKSSLKDDLSDLIRNKPWIIMLTLTILVFVTLAMKGGSYVYYFNYYVDEAALASFIDPILRFFNSVGMNFFGSDPTSAGFGLFNAGGIIFMLIGIGFSKKLADRFGKRDVFGVALFISTLFILAFVFFPPQSVGLMFLSQVFHGFFYGITTPLLWAMIADVADYSEWKNNRRATAIIFSAMMMGLKAGLSIGGALVAWILGLYGYVNIAASGGSELIQPDTVRHGAKMLISVFAAIPFFLGVVLLFFYKINKSMEVQIEQDLIKRRKS; encoded by the coding sequence ATGAATATAGAATCACAAAAAATCTCATTGGGAGAGAAAATTGGTTATAGTTTGGGCGATTTGGCTGCCAACCTTGTTTTCCAAACCCTTATAACTTATCTCGCTTTTTTTTATACCGATATATACGGACTGGATCCTAATGATGCTTCAATCATTATGCTTTCGGTTGGATTGGTAGCCGCTTTTTCTTTTAACCCGATTATTGGAATTTTGGCCGATCGAACCCGATCGAAATGGGGTAAGTTTCGTCCGTGGATTTTATATACTTCTTTACCATTGAGTTTAATGGCTTTGCTGGCTTTTAGTACTCCCGATTTTTCGTACAAAGGCAAATTAATTTATGCGGTTGCTACCTACTCATTGCTATTAATGATGTATGCGGGTAATAATCTACCATATTCGGCCTTAAGTGGTGTTATTACGGGCGATATGGCCGAGCGAAACAGTATTTCATCCATTCGTTTTGTGGCGGTTTTGTTTGCCCAGTTTTTTGTGCAGGTTTTTATGCTGCCTATCATCGAGTATGCAGGTGGAGGCGATAAAGCCGTGGGTATCGAAAAGGTGCTTACCTGGATGGCCATTATCGGAACCATCCTGTTGTTAACAACTTTTTTCACTACCAAAGAACGTGTGATTCCATCACCCGAGCAGAAATCTTCGTTAAAAGACGACTTGTCGGATTTGATTCGCAACAAACCATGGATCATCATGTTAACACTTACCATTCTGGTTTTTGTTACCCTTGCCATGAAAGGTGGGTCGTATGTTTATTACTTCAATTACTATGTTGATGAAGCGGCCTTGGCTTCTTTTATCGATCCTATTTTACGGTTTTTCAATAGTGTGGGTATGAACTTCTTTGGATCAGATCCTACCTCGGCTGGCTTTGGCTTATTTAATGCCGGTGGTATCATATTTATGCTTATAGGTATTGGTTTTTCTAAAAAACTAGCCGACAGGTTTGGTAAGCGCGATGTATTTGGTGTGGCTTTGTTTATATCAACCTTATTTATACTGGCCTTTGTGTTTTTTCCTCCTCAAAGTGTAGGTCTGATGTTTTTGTCTCAGGTTTTTCATGGTTTCTTTTATGGAATTACCACTCCACTTCTTTGGGCTATGATTGCTGATGTGGCCGATTACTCGGAATGGAAAAACAACCGACGAGCCACTGCCATTATTTTCTCTGCTATGATGATGGGCCTTAAAGCCGGATTATCCATTGGCGGAGCTTTGGTAGCCTGGATTTTGGGATTATACGGCTATGTAAATATTGCTGCTAGTGGTGGAAGCGAATTAATTCAGCCTGATACAGTAAGGCATGGCGCAAAAATGCTAATCAGTGTTTTTGCTGCTATTCCGTTCTTTTTAGGGGTTGTGTTGCTTTTCTTTTACAAAATTAATAAGTCGATGGAAGTGCAGATTGAACAGGATCTGATAAAACGCAGGAAGTCATAA
- a CDS encoding DUF5597 domain-containing protein — MKRYQIIFIGLILLLFSPFKCIAQNSIPYLKKQGKATQLYVHDEPYLMMGGELGNSSSSSMAYMNQIWLTLEQMNLNTLLVPVYWELIEPKEGQFDFELVDSLIVSARQRKIKLVLLWFGSWKNSMSCYVPSWVKKDVDRFPRAINAAGQRVEILSPFSKNNLESDARAFEALMAHVKAFDEKDNTVVMIQVENEIGMLPDARDYGKDAEKLYQTDVPEELLSYLKKNKKELMPEFIDYWQTQGGKTKGTWEQVFGSSKQTEEVFQAWYFAKYTNEITARGKAQYNLPMYINAALNRIGYAPGEYPSAGPLPHLMDIWRAGAPSVDFLAPDIYFPDFSKWIKLYNRGGNAVFIPEARFEKDVGAKMLYAFGEHDCMGFCPFSIESTNDPQKEPVVKGYALIQQLQYEILKHQGKDQMAGFLLNKEVLADTISLGGYTLIARHDYTLGWSAEAKNKEWPYAGGLIICTAPGEYIVAGSGLVFNFLSEQKNAKAGIESIDEGSYIDGKWVPQRRMNGDQSHQGRHVRIPMYEYSIQKLKLYNY; from the coding sequence ATGAAAAGATATCAAATAATATTTATTGGGCTAATACTACTACTTTTTAGTCCTTTCAAATGTATTGCTCAGAATTCAATTCCTTATCTTAAAAAACAAGGGAAAGCTACTCAGCTGTATGTGCATGATGAGCCTTATTTAATGATGGGAGGTGAACTAGGTAATTCAAGTTCATCAAGCATGGCTTATATGAATCAGATATGGCTAACATTGGAGCAAATGAATTTGAATACTCTTTTGGTTCCTGTTTACTGGGAATTGATTGAACCCAAGGAAGGTCAGTTTGATTTCGAACTGGTCGATTCCTTAATTGTAAGCGCCCGTCAACGTAAGATAAAATTAGTATTGCTATGGTTTGGGAGCTGGAAAAACAGCATGTCGTGCTATGTTCCTTCTTGGGTGAAAAAGGATGTTGACAGATTCCCAAGAGCAATAAATGCAGCTGGCCAAAGGGTTGAAATATTAAGTCCTTTCAGTAAGAATAATCTCGAATCCGATGCCAGGGCTTTCGAAGCCTTAATGGCACATGTTAAAGCATTTGATGAGAAGGATAATACGGTGGTAATGATTCAGGTTGAGAACGAAATTGGAATGTTGCCCGATGCCCGTGATTACGGAAAGGACGCCGAAAAATTATACCAGACAGATGTACCCGAAGAGTTACTATCCTATCTCAAAAAAAATAAAAAAGAATTAATGCCTGAGTTTATAGATTATTGGCAAACTCAGGGAGGAAAAACCAAAGGAACCTGGGAGCAGGTTTTTGGTTCATCCAAACAAACCGAAGAGGTTTTTCAAGCCTGGTACTTTGCAAAGTACACCAATGAAATTACGGCACGAGGCAAGGCGCAATACAACTTGCCCATGTATATTAATGCTGCGCTTAATCGTATTGGATATGCGCCAGGCGAATATCCAAGTGCTGGTCCGCTTCCTCACTTAATGGATATCTGGAGAGCGGGAGCACCGTCTGTCGATTTTTTAGCACCCGATATTTATTTTCCTGATTTTTCCAAATGGATAAAGCTGTATAATAGGGGTGGCAATGCTGTGTTTATTCCCGAAGCACGCTTCGAGAAAGATGTAGGAGCTAAAATGTTGTATGCTTTTGGAGAGCACGATTGCATGGGGTTTTGTCCTTTCTCCATTGAATCAACTAACGATCCGCAAAAAGAACCGGTTGTTAAAGGTTATGCTTTGATTCAACAATTGCAGTACGAAATTTTAAAGCATCAGGGAAAAGACCAGATGGCTGGATTTCTTTTGAATAAAGAAGTTTTGGCAGATACCATTTCGTTGGGTGGTTATACCTTAATTGCCAGGCATGATTATACTTTGGGCTGGAGCGCCGAAGCTAAAAACAAGGAGTGGCCCTATGCTGGTGGTTTGATTATTTGTACGGCTCCGGGCGAATACATTGTGGCTGGATCGGGTTTGGTATTTAACTTCTTAAGTGAGCAAAAAAATGCAAAAGCTGGAATTGAATCCATTGATGAAGGAAGCTACATAGATGGTAAGTGGGTGCCGCAACGCAGGATGAATGGAGATCAAAGTCATCAGGGACGACATGTGAGAATACCCATGTATGAGTATTCCATCCAAAAACTAAAGTTATATAACTATTGA
- a CDS encoding endo-1,4-beta-xylanase produces the protein MKYNKIFTLIALSSLLLGACDDQIMEWSKDPSHGDVTVDELPLELAEKISRYEELNSYTDFTLGVGVGMNLYMTDDTYRTLADENFDELTVGYAMKHGPMVTSTGEVNFTAADAFMAKSQEAGKSVYGHTLVWHTNQNASYLNGLIAPTVIPGSGGSNILTNGDFNEGLDDWSYWGSGEFAHVGVEDALEGAGAFQIINTNDNASEQWKTQAQTAFPYVLTEGTNYQISIYVRSEGVGSFRLSTTNLEEGNYSDVHYFADETTGAAWQNFTYDFVGAGYESGLSIDIGAVSGTYYIDKIELIDKDAPSEVVNFISNGDFENATLDPWGGWGNSSTREVSADGEGFGDTGYSMVLTNPSDADLWSAQQVYTFDAPLEQDKEYTCTFMVKATSAASIQIQLQSDDYSANYFGGIEVGAAWSQVSLTMTPTTADRTKFVIDFGGTAATYYFDDIVLTDGSSGGGSGPTIIEKTDEEKTQIIGDAMEDWISQMVGHYKTEIFAWDVVNEPMRENGEVRDGNVSDLADDEFYWQKYLGKDYAVTAFNLARQYGNATDILFINDYNLEINMTKLDGLISYVEYIEQNGAQVDGIGTQMHISADTDKDLIAQMFEKLAATGKLIKVSELDVRLGTANPTNEQMAAQADMYRYVIDMYKQYIPAAQQYGITIWGIADHPQEHEYWLPDESPNLWNANYERKHAYKGAADGLAGKDVSEDFKGGLEY, from the coding sequence ATGAAATACAATAAGATATTTACACTTATCGCCTTATCGTCATTGCTTTTAGGAGCATGTGATGACCAAATTATGGAGTGGTCTAAAGATCCCTCGCACGGCGATGTAACGGTTGATGAGCTTCCGTTGGAGCTCGCTGAAAAAATTAGTCGTTATGAGGAATTAAATTCCTATACCGATTTTACCCTTGGAGTAGGAGTAGGTATGAATTTATATATGACTGATGATACTTATCGTACACTAGCTGACGAAAATTTTGATGAGTTAACGGTTGGTTATGCCATGAAGCATGGGCCAATGGTAACCTCAACGGGAGAAGTTAATTTTACGGCAGCCGATGCTTTTATGGCAAAGTCGCAGGAAGCTGGTAAAAGCGTGTATGGCCATACCTTGGTGTGGCACACTAATCAAAATGCCAGTTATTTAAATGGATTGATTGCTCCAACCGTTATACCGGGTTCGGGGGGATCTAACATATTAACCAATGGTGATTTTAATGAAGGACTGGACGATTGGTCGTATTGGGGAAGTGGCGAATTTGCTCATGTGGGAGTAGAGGATGCATTAGAAGGAGCAGGTGCCTTTCAGATTATTAATACCAATGATAATGCATCGGAGCAGTGGAAAACACAGGCTCAAACAGCTTTCCCATATGTGCTAACAGAAGGTACCAATTATCAGATTTCCATCTATGTGCGTTCGGAAGGAGTTGGTTCCTTCAGACTTTCGACAACCAACCTTGAAGAAGGTAACTATAGCGATGTCCATTATTTTGCTGATGAAACAACTGGTGCTGCGTGGCAGAATTTTACTTATGATTTTGTTGGAGCAGGTTACGAATCAGGTTTAAGTATTGATATTGGTGCTGTTTCTGGTACATATTATATCGATAAAATTGAATTGATTGATAAGGATGCCCCTTCTGAGGTTGTTAACTTCATTTCAAATGGTGATTTCGAAAATGCCACACTCGACCCTTGGGGTGGATGGGGTAATAGTTCAACCCGTGAAGTTTCTGCAGATGGCGAGGGATTTGGCGATACTGGTTATAGCATGGTATTAACCAATCCATCAGATGCTGACTTATGGAGTGCACAGCAAGTTTATACTTTCGACGCACCATTGGAGCAAGATAAAGAATACACTTGTACCTTTATGGTAAAAGCTACTTCGGCAGCATCTATTCAAATACAATTACAAAGCGACGATTACAGTGCCAATTATTTTGGGGGTATTGAAGTTGGAGCGGCCTGGTCTCAGGTATCATTAACCATGACACCAACAACAGCTGATCGCACTAAGTTTGTTATCGATTTTGGAGGTACTGCAGCTACTTATTATTTCGATGATATTGTATTAACAGATGGCTCTTCTGGTGGAGGTTCTGGTCCAACCATCATTGAAAAAACAGATGAAGAAAAGACTCAAATTATTGGTGATGCCATGGAAGACTGGATTTCGCAAATGGTAGGCCATTATAAGACTGAAATTTTTGCCTGGGATGTGGTAAACGAACCAATGCGCGAGAATGGTGAAGTTCGTGATGGTAATGTTTCTGATTTAGCTGACGATGAGTTTTACTGGCAAAAGTATTTGGGCAAAGATTATGCAGTTACAGCCTTTAATCTGGCTCGTCAGTATGGTAATGCAACCGATATCTTGTTTATCAACGATTATAATCTGGAAATAAACATGACTAAGCTGGATGGATTAATCAGCTATGTTGAATACATTGAGCAGAATGGAGCACAAGTGGATGGTATAGGTACACAAATGCATATTTCGGCCGATACCGATAAAGATTTAATTGCCCAGATGTTTGAAAAACTTGCAGCAACTGGTAAACTTATTAAGGTATCGGAGTTAGATGTTCGTTTAGGAACTGCTAATCCAACCAATGAGCAAATGGCTGCACAGGCAGATATGTATCGTTATGTAATTGATATGTATAAGCAATATATTCCGGCAGCTCAGCAATACGGAATTACTATTTGGGGAATAGCCGATCATCCTCAGGAGCATGAATATTGGCTTCCGGATGAATCACCCAATTTATGGAATGCAAATTATGAGCGTAAGCATGCTTATAAAGGAGCAGCCGATGGTTTGGCTGGTAAAGATGTTAGTGAAGATTTTAAAGGTGGTTTAGAATATTAG
- a CDS encoding glycan-binding surface protein yields MKNKRKYINRWMSLAFMGVMTLMLLFTSCEDDSTYSGPITISKVYLQDATSSVPDREVEFARLGQLIRIEGSGFTDLKRVYINGASMYFNPVMVSDNSMLVAVSRETPIIEADPEVRNTIRLANDGSEAKIDFEIRAAAPTITNISHTLPLVGEMITVYGTGLLEVDRVVFPGDVEVTTGITSDEEGEFFTVAMPEGVSAEGGSIFIDCANGGAYSPAYFNRKPCVILDFDGSGSQGFWSWSEDGSMINDEDLESSTIGTENISQGIYVPHRPARLASFAAASTRCSEVWTAGNDVDDWLGQLTPYIPVSTPLSEVAVQFDVYVPVAWESTGYLKVCLVNGFNGGEWAGYCYNYVPWVFEGESIPYQTTGWTTVTIPFTEFYGFNNDRLEEEDRKDWTFQDVLDIRANANYRNFGFYFENTDFNYGQITGEKSDEEIEFTSSATSVDVYTDNWRIVPLDTPSYSDFPDEE; encoded by the coding sequence TATGCTGTTATTCACTTCTTGCGAAGACGATTCAACCTATAGTGGTCCGATAACCATTAGTAAAGTGTACTTGCAGGATGCTACGTCGTCGGTACCCGACCGTGAAGTAGAATTTGCTCGCTTGGGTCAGTTAATTCGTATTGAAGGATCGGGTTTTACCGATTTAAAACGAGTGTATATCAATGGTGCATCCATGTATTTTAATCCGGTAATGGTTTCGGATAATTCAATGTTGGTGGCTGTTTCGCGAGAGACACCTATTATTGAAGCTGATCCTGAAGTTAGAAATACCATTCGGTTAGCAAACGATGGAAGTGAGGCAAAAATTGATTTTGAGATACGAGCAGCCGCTCCAACCATTACTAATATATCGCATACTCTTCCTTTAGTTGGTGAGATGATTACTGTTTATGGAACCGGTTTGTTGGAAGTGGATAGAGTGGTATTTCCGGGCGATGTGGAAGTAACAACCGGTATAACATCAGATGAAGAAGGTGAGTTTTTTACGGTAGCAATGCCCGAAGGTGTGTCTGCTGAAGGAGGTTCAATCTTTATCGATTGTGCCAATGGAGGAGCTTATTCACCCGCTTATTTCAATCGTAAACCATGTGTTATTCTTGATTTTGACGGAAGTGGTTCACAAGGTTTTTGGAGTTGGAGTGAAGATGGTAGTATGATTAATGATGAAGATTTAGAATCATCAACCATTGGTACTGAAAATATTTCGCAAGGTATTTATGTTCCTCACCGTCCTGCACGTTTGGCAAGTTTTGCTGCTGCTTCCACTCGTTGTTCTGAAGTGTGGACGGCAGGTAATGATGTGGATGACTGGCTTGGACAGTTAACTCCGTATATTCCTGTTAGCACTCCTCTTAGTGAAGTTGCTGTTCAGTTTGATGTTTACGTACCGGTAGCATGGGAATCAACAGGATATTTAAAAGTATGTTTGGTTAATGGCTTTAACGGAGGCGAATGGGCTGGATACTGCTATAATTATGTGCCATGGGTATTTGAGGGAGAATCAATTCCTTATCAAACAACCGGTTGGACTACCGTAACAATTCCATTTACCGAATTCTATGGATTTAATAACGATCGTTTAGAAGAGGAAGATCGGAAAGACTGGACTTTTCAGGATGTGTTGGATATAAGAGCTAATGCTAACTACCGAAATTTCGGTTTTTATTTCGAGAATACAGATTTCAATTACGGCCAAATAACAGGAGAAAAGTCTGATGAAGAAATAGAATTTACATCTTCAGCTACTTCTGTTGATGTATATACCGATAACTGGCGTATAGTACCATTAGATACTCCATCGTATAGCGATTTTCCTGATGAGGAATAA